In the genome of Pelobacter seleniigenes DSM 18267, one region contains:
- a CDS encoding 4Fe-4S binding protein, with product MLPIAHLVYFSPTGSTHKIVTAIARGLGAEQTVHYDVTLPQASCAAVLGGGVAVFGIPVYAGRVPELCLQRLQDFRSAGVPAVLVALYGNRAFEDTLVELRDLVTRQGFKVVAAAAFIGEHSYATKDQPVALGRPDSGDLEKAVTFGRQVAGKLEQGKIIPPVIPGNTPYRDRVRFGGIAPETLVEKCTLCGQCAASCPPGVITLTDRVITDADNCIMCCACIKNCQPKARIFNHDFIREKRQQLVEHCSRPKLPQTFL from the coding sequence ATGCTACCAATTGCTCACTTGGTGTATTTTTCGCCGACCGGGTCCACCCATAAGATTGTAACCGCAATTGCCCGTGGTCTGGGTGCGGAACAGACCGTCCATTATGATGTCACCCTCCCGCAGGCCAGCTGTGCGGCGGTGCTTGGCGGCGGGGTGGCGGTGTTCGGTATTCCGGTCTATGCCGGCAGGGTGCCGGAGCTTTGCCTGCAGCGCTTGCAGGATTTCCGCAGTGCAGGGGTTCCGGCGGTCCTGGTCGCGCTCTACGGCAACCGAGCTTTCGAGGATACTTTGGTCGAATTGCGTGATCTGGTGACCCGGCAGGGGTTTAAAGTGGTGGCTGCGGCCGCTTTCATCGGCGAACATTCTTACGCGACCAAGGACCAGCCGGTAGCGCTGGGGCGGCCGGACAGTGGGGATTTGGAAAAAGCGGTGACCTTTGGGCGGCAGGTTGCCGGCAAGCTGGAACAGGGAAAAATCATTCCCCCCGTGATTCCCGGCAATACCCCCTACCGGGACCGGGTGCGCTTTGGCGGGATCGCGCCGGAGACCCTGGTGGAAAAATGCACCCTCTGCGGGCAGTGCGCGGCAAGTTGTCCGCCCGGGGTGATCACTCTGACCGATCGGGTGATCACCGACGCTGATAATTGCATCATGTGCTGTGCCTGCATCAAAAACTGTCAACCAAAGGCACGCATCTTCAATCACGATTTTATCCGCGAAAAACGCCAGCAGCTGGTGGAACATTGCAGCCGGCCAAAGCTTCCACAGACCTTTCTCTAA
- a CDS encoding chaperone NapD — translation MPIASFIMTLDRRDPEQLIRNCQRDPEVEVHGLNDAGLAVVVIDAASSRRMEELAARLQQLDGVLSLAPVYLNAEDEIARIESGEFRPEFSFGRKSEKPATFS, via the coding sequence ATGCCCATCGCCAGCTTTATCATGACCCTGGACCGACGCGACCCCGAACAGCTGATCCGCAACTGCCAGCGCGACCCCGAAGTGGAGGTCCACGGCCTGAATGATGCCGGCCTGGCGGTTGTGGTCATTGACGCAGCCAGCAGCAGACGCATGGAGGAGCTGGCTGCCCGCTTGCAACAGCTCGACGGCGTTCTGTCCCTGGCCCCGGTCTATCTCAATGCTGAAGATGAAATCGCCCGCATCGAAAGCGGCGAGTTTCGCCCCGAGTTCTCCTTCGGTCGCAAAAGTGAAAAACCGGCGACATTTTCTTAA
- a CDS encoding MarR family winged helix-turn-helix transcriptional regulator, with translation MSSSLSKIVDGGPLFRFALLTRRWRQIVDQELRTSGLTDATWRPLFYLNILGDGTRQKDLAEALGVKGPSLVRLLETLQDKGLIESSADALDRRAKRLSLSSAGKICARRVQQRVQALEEQLLAVLNEEQMTQLPAMIQALESGLENWTEQA, from the coding sequence ATGAGTTCATCTTTAAGCAAAATTGTTGATGGCGGGCCGCTGTTTCGTTTTGCTCTGCTGACTCGGCGCTGGCGGCAAATAGTGGATCAGGAACTGCGCACCTCGGGCCTGACCGATGCGACCTGGCGGCCGCTGTTTTATCTCAATATCCTCGGCGACGGGACCCGGCAGAAGGACCTGGCTGAAGCTCTCGGGGTCAAAGGGCCGTCGCTGGTCCGGCTGTTGGAAACCCTGCAGGACAAAGGACTGATCGAAAGCAGTGCCGACGCCCTGGATCGGCGGGCTAAGCGGCTTTCTTTGAGCAGCGCCGGGAAAATTTGCGCCCGACGGGTTCAGCAGCGGGTACAGGCTCTTGAGGAACAGTTGCTGGCTGTGCTGAATGAGGAACAGATGACGCAGCTCCCGGCCATGATCCAGGCTTTAGAAAGTGGTTTGGAGAACTGGACCGAGCAAGCTTAA
- a CDS encoding alpha/beta hydrolase, with amino-acid sequence MVVYIILILILFGGLIAGYVHFFGPRKANNQAGQGDGDAPQKDPVQAELAEERIRFRLDVAYASSDNSRQRLDIFRPIKPHADKLPVVVFFHGGGWTEGDKKDGLPHLLPLVRSGRYIGVSVEYRTVKEAVWPAQLYDCKAAIRWIREHAEDLGMDPQRIAVWGQETGAYLALMLGLTGDRHGLEGGLGAHRHVSSKVAAVVNYAGVTDLAALLGQSGADERISLEAKMLGRELTENETQLSIASPVTHVSAQSPPVLTVHGTEDPVVPYAQAVCLDKALIEAGRPSYLIPVKGAGHGEFPAQVDSRTRNFLDRFLLDLEQEIETDELYVDAFNRMA; translated from the coding sequence ATGGTTGTCTACATTATCCTTATCCTGATTCTTTTCGGCGGCCTGATCGCCGGTTATGTGCATTTCTTCGGACCGCGCAAGGCCAATAACCAGGCGGGCCAGGGGGACGGCGACGCTCCTCAAAAGGATCCTGTCCAGGCGGAATTGGCGGAAGAGCGGATCCGCTTCCGGCTTGATGTCGCTTACGCCTCTTCGGATAATTCACGGCAGCGGCTCGATATTTTCCGCCCCATTAAACCGCATGCCGACAAGTTGCCGGTGGTGGTCTTCTTTCATGGCGGGGGCTGGACCGAGGGGGATAAAAAGGACGGTCTGCCCCATCTGCTGCCGTTGGTTCGCAGTGGCCGCTATATCGGGGTTTCGGTTGAATATCGGACCGTCAAGGAAGCGGTCTGGCCGGCACAGCTCTATGACTGTAAAGCTGCTATCCGCTGGATTCGCGAGCATGCCGAGGACCTCGGCATGGACCCGCAGCGGATCGCGGTCTGGGGGCAGGAAACCGGCGCTTACCTGGCGTTGATGCTCGGGCTGACCGGAGATCGGCACGGGCTGGAAGGGGGCCTTGGTGCTCACCGCCACGTCAGCAGCAAAGTTGCCGCCGTGGTCAACTATGCCGGAGTCACTGATCTGGCCGCGCTCCTCGGGCAGTCCGGAGCGGATGAGCGGATCAGCTTGGAAGCCAAAATGCTCGGCAGAGAGTTGACTGAGAATGAAACCCAGCTCAGCATCGCTTCGCCGGTGACCCATGTCTCTGCGCAGTCACCGCCGGTGCTGACAGTACATGGCACCGAAGACCCGGTGGTGCCATACGCCCAGGCGGTTTGCCTGGATAAGGCACTGATCGAAGCCGGCCGACCCAGCTATCTGATTCCGGTCAAAGGGGCCGGGCACGGCGAATTTCCCGCTCAGGTGGATAGCCGGACCAGGAATTTTCTGGATCGTTTCCTGCTTGACCTGGAACAGGAGATCGAGACTGACGAATTGTATGTCGACGCATTCAACCGGATGGCCTGA
- a CDS encoding radical SAM protein: MTITPERSPRQLIIEQNRRDFSAIYSQLAFPAPAVASAATERREQLLALINSRGEAVCGGTKPFSGQLSPGCRICTEGAWSCLFINGRCNRSCFYCPTSQDAIGLPTTNNITFRSPADYVAYLQQFSFRGMSLSGGEPLLTPGRSLAFLTAAKRRFGCELHSWLYTNGSLVDENILLRLRDAGLDEIRFDIGALDYALDKAALAVKIIPTVTVEIPAVPEQLERLKQRLCEMAECGIKHFNLHQLRLTNYNYQRLAKRPYTYLHGPKITVLESELTALELVAYSLEQQLPVGVNYCSFAYKNRYQQAAARGRGTELFKQRWETATAAGFLRSLELSGEEKNLTQVAAKLRESDVDAASWTLATAHQSLAFAAELAPLLAAAALSLRVSYAATPVHEALSYRNPFREVRLPSSAKIFAERVKTQTFTLEGARVDAFLALLNRPGDEKMVGLRQFFPEIAPYEEPEQGLQDYF; this comes from the coding sequence ATGACCATCACCCCGGAACGCTCCCCGCGCCAGCTCATCATCGAACAAAACCGCCGGGACTTCAGCGCGATTTATTCTCAACTGGCCTTTCCGGCCCCGGCCGTTGCCTCTGCGGCAACGGAGCGGCGCGAGCAACTGTTAGCCCTGATCAACAGTCGAGGCGAGGCGGTCTGCGGCGGCACCAAACCCTTCTCCGGGCAGCTCTCGCCCGGGTGTCGGATCTGCACCGAGGGGGCCTGGTCGTGTCTGTTCATCAATGGCCGCTGCAACCGCAGCTGCTTTTACTGCCCGACCAGCCAGGATGCCATCGGCTTGCCAACCACCAACAATATTACCTTCCGCTCCCCGGCGGATTATGTCGCCTACCTGCAGCAATTCAGCTTTCGCGGCATGAGCCTTTCCGGCGGTGAGCCGCTGCTCACCCCGGGCCGTTCCCTGGCCTTTCTGACTGCGGCCAAAAGACGCTTCGGCTGTGAGCTGCACAGTTGGCTTTATACCAACGGCAGCTTGGTGGATGAAAATATCCTGCTGCGCTTGCGCGATGCCGGGCTGGATGAAATTCGTTTCGACATCGGGGCCCTTGACTATGCTCTGGATAAAGCGGCCCTGGCCGTCAAAATCATTCCGACGGTGACGGTGGAGATTCCGGCCGTCCCGGAACAGCTCGAGAGGCTCAAACAACGCCTCTGCGAGATGGCGGAATGCGGCATCAAACATTTCAATCTTCATCAGTTACGGCTGACCAATTATAATTATCAGCGCCTCGCCAAACGCCCCTACACCTATCTTCACGGCCCCAAGATCACGGTTCTCGAATCAGAGCTGACCGCCCTGGAATTAGTCGCCTACAGCCTTGAACAACAACTGCCGGTCGGGGTCAATTACTGCTCTTTTGCTTATAAAAACCGTTATCAGCAGGCTGCGGCCCGCGGCCGCGGAACTGAGCTGTTCAAACAACGCTGGGAAACAGCAACGGCGGCGGGTTTTCTCCGCAGCCTTGAACTGAGCGGCGAGGAGAAGAACCTGACCCAGGTCGCCGCCAAGCTGCGGGAATCGGACGTGGACGCTGCCAGCTGGACCTTGGCAACAGCCCACCAAAGCCTGGCGTTTGCTGCCGAGCTGGCACCGCTGCTCGCGGCCGCTGCCCTCTCTTTGCGAGTCAGCTATGCGGCCACCCCGGTTCACGAAGCCCTTTCCTACCGCAATCCCTTTCGCGAGGTCCGTCTGCCGAGCTCGGCCAAGATATTCGCAGAACGGGTCAAAACGCAGACCTTCACTCTGGAGGGTGCCCGGGTCGATGCCTTTCTAGCCCTGCTCAACCGCCCGGGCGATGAAAAAATGGTCGGCTTGCGCCAGTTTTTCCCGGAAATCGCCCCCTATGAGGAGCCGGAACAAGGCCTGCAGGATTATTTCTAA
- a CDS encoding 4Fe-4S binding protein: protein MTRPSWNRLRYASLTASCSLLLVIPLLNASLNWNFLQGWYQSIGIGDLWIVSPLEGLESLLISRRAYGPLLVGMLLPLLVAVLLGRVFCSWICPLSFLSESLDRLRQLLGLQPSRDRWRLFRQLLWLSLGLELLLSLVLGAPLFVFLSPPGLVGRELMTLIFFHSLQLEGIIIVVVLLLHLLSRRFFCRYLCPLGGLLALCGTRRRLRVSLQNTACSSCGRCDRSCPLGLRPSQGESRTVYCWNCGACIDQCRNQELAFKFVRSP, encoded by the coding sequence GTGACCCGGCCGTCCTGGAACCGCCTGCGCTATGCCAGCCTGACCGCCTCCTGCAGCCTGCTGCTGGTCATTCCCCTGCTCAACGCCTCCCTGAACTGGAATTTTCTGCAGGGCTGGTACCAGTCCATCGGCATCGGCGATCTCTGGATCGTCTCCCCCCTGGAAGGACTGGAAAGTCTGCTCATCAGCCGGCGCGCCTACGGGCCGCTGCTGGTCGGCATGCTGCTGCCGTTGCTGGTGGCCGTGCTGCTGGGGCGGGTCTTCTGCAGTTGGATCTGCCCGCTCAGCTTTCTGTCCGAAAGCCTCGACCGGCTCCGGCAACTGCTCGGCCTGCAACCCAGCCGGGATCGCTGGCGGTTGTTCCGCCAACTACTCTGGCTAAGCCTGGGGCTGGAGCTGCTGTTGAGCCTGGTCCTGGGCGCGCCGCTGTTCGTGTTTCTCTCCCCGCCTGGACTGGTCGGCCGCGAACTGATGACCTTGATCTTTTTTCACAGCCTGCAGCTGGAAGGGATCATCATTGTCGTGGTCCTGCTGCTGCACCTGCTCAGCCGCCGCTTTTTCTGCCGTTACCTCTGCCCCCTGGGCGGCCTTCTGGCCCTGTGCGGAACCCGGCGACGGCTCAGGGTCAGCCTGCAAAACACCGCCTGCAGCAGTTGTGGCCGCTGCGATCGCAGCTGTCCGCTGGGGCTGCGACCGAGTCAGGGGGAGAGCCGCACGGTTTACTGCTGGAACTGCGGTGCCTGCATCGATCAGTGCCGGAACCAGGAGCTGGCGTTCAAGTTTGTCCGCTCCCCTTGA
- the mobA gene encoding molybdenum cofactor guanylyltransferase, with the protein MLQKVSIPLSYLAMDKEPSPSNFPDVTGVMLAGGQSRRMGRDKAALNVAGQTMADRVLAFLQSLFPRTLIAGDRPDLIRPGIECFPDRYPGSSLGGLYNGLSNADSEWIFALPCDMPFPNPTLATVLLAHRAAVAAVVPRSAAGFEPLFALYHKDCLVHLEAMLQQGNFRIYDFYQRIPVHYLDPAQYIDDWQRSLSNINTQADLERITRNADF; encoded by the coding sequence TTGCTGCAAAAAGTCTCAATTCCGTTATCATACCTCGCCATGGACAAAGAACCCTCACCCAGCAACTTCCCGGATGTCACCGGCGTCATGCTGGCCGGCGGCCAAAGCCGGCGCATGGGGCGTGACAAGGCGGCGCTCAACGTTGCCGGGCAGACCATGGCCGACCGGGTCCTGGCATTTTTACAAAGCCTGTTCCCACGCACCTTGATCGCCGGCGACCGTCCCGACCTGATTCGCCCCGGGATCGAGTGTTTCCCCGACCGCTACCCGGGCAGTTCCCTCGGCGGTCTGTATAACGGTCTCAGCAACGCGGACAGCGAGTGGATTTTCGCCCTGCCCTGCGACATGCCCTTTCCCAACCCGACCCTGGCAACCGTTCTGCTCGCTCACCGCGCCGCTGTCGCTGCGGTTGTACCACGCAGCGCCGCCGGGTTCGAGCCGCTGTTCGCCCTTTATCACAAAGACTGCCTGGTGCACCTGGAAGCCATGCTGCAGCAGGGCAACTTCCGCATTTACGACTTTTACCAGCGCATTCCCGTTCACTACCTGGATCCCGCTCAATACATCGACGACTGGCAGCGCTCTTTGAGCAATATCAATACCCAGGCGGACCTGGAGCGCATCACCCGGAACGCGGATTTTTAA
- a CDS encoding YciI family protein produces MLYVIRCVDKADSLQVRQDNRPAHIEYLKSFTAQLHAAGPVLDDQDNMCGSVIILDVADRSAAEAFAAGDPYAKAGLFQQVSIDRWNKVLP; encoded by the coding sequence ATGTTATACGTCATCCGCTGTGTCGATAAAGCCGATTCCCTGCAGGTCCGGCAGGATAACCGTCCGGCCCATATCGAATATCTGAAAAGCTTCACCGCTCAGCTCCATGCCGCCGGTCCGGTTCTCGACGACCAGGACAACATGTGCGGTTCGGTGATCATTCTCGATGTTGCCGACCGCAGCGCCGCTGAAGCCTTCGCCGCCGGCGATCCCTATGCCAAAGCCGGACTTTTTCAGCAGGTTTCCATCGACCGCTGGAACAAAGTTCTGCCTTGA
- a CDS encoding DUF1904 family protein: protein MPFLRFKGFEENCLRRLLPALVEKFSWAAAVPREIVKIELLKIIQLSETPQSLEIYMFPREQKKHDLIAATMNELLSAEGFGGVHIFFVLLNPALYYKEGRPVQDLFWLS from the coding sequence ATGCCGTTTTTAAGATTCAAAGGGTTCGAGGAGAACTGCCTGCGCCGGTTACTGCCGGCATTGGTGGAAAAGTTTTCCTGGGCGGCGGCCGTTCCTCGGGAGATTGTCAAAATTGAACTTCTGAAAATAATCCAGCTGTCTGAAACGCCGCAATCATTGGAAATTTATATGTTTCCCCGCGAGCAGAAAAAGCATGATTTGATTGCCGCGACCATGAACGAGTTGCTCAGTGCAGAGGGGTTCGGTGGAGTTCATATCTTTTTCGTATTACTGAATCCGGCTCTTTATTATAAAGAAGGAAGACCGGTGCAGGATCTGTTCTGGCTGTCCTGA
- the glp gene encoding gephyrin-like molybdotransferase Glp: MISYDEAVDLVTSHLTSLPPVNVPLAEAGGKILAENIPAEFDLPPADCSAMDGYAFARSGLESSQDLREVGFVPAGSCFSGPVATGEAVRIMTGAPLPPGCDTVVPMEEVVVKDGLIQVPTPPPRGSNVRYRGEEIKTGATVLAAGSQLYSGSIGLLAAAGRDHVSVYPAPRVAILSTGDELVELGEKPDSGKIVNSNAHMLAARLREEGFLPELLGIARDNRQDLESRLRRGLACDLLITSGGISVGDHDYVQEILTQLGFEKIFWKVAIKPGKPILFGRIGTLPVFGLPGNPAASAATYELLVRPALRILAGYQDPLAPRLRVRLLEAVKGGGQRQQFIWGQLVIDNGELCLLPSQIRSSGQNRSLHGAQALLPVAIGSPDLAAGSHAEVILLRLPPGPLLQSAPC; the protein is encoded by the coding sequence TTGATCAGTTATGATGAAGCTGTCGATTTGGTCACCAGCCATTTAACCAGTCTGCCGCCGGTCAATGTTCCGTTGGCGGAAGCCGGGGGGAAAATCCTCGCCGAGAATATCCCGGCCGAATTCGATCTGCCGCCGGCCGACTGTTCCGCCATGGATGGCTATGCCTTTGCCAGAAGCGGACTGGAAAGCAGCCAAGACCTGCGCGAAGTCGGCTTTGTCCCGGCCGGAAGCTGTTTTTCAGGACCCGTGGCGACGGGAGAGGCGGTCCGGATCATGACCGGCGCGCCGCTACCGCCCGGCTGCGATACGGTCGTGCCCATGGAAGAGGTGGTGGTCAAAGACGGGCTGATTCAGGTTCCGACCCCGCCACCACGCGGCAGCAACGTCCGCTACCGGGGGGAAGAGATCAAAACCGGAGCCACGGTGCTGGCCGCGGGCAGTCAGCTGTATTCGGGCTCCATCGGCCTGCTGGCCGCTGCCGGCCGGGATCATGTCAGCGTCTACCCGGCCCCGCGGGTGGCCATTTTGTCCACCGGAGATGAACTGGTTGAACTCGGCGAAAAACCCGATTCCGGAAAAATCGTCAACTCCAACGCCCACATGTTGGCGGCGCGGCTGCGCGAAGAAGGGTTCCTGCCGGAACTGCTCGGGATCGCCCGCGACAACCGGCAGGATCTGGAGTCGCGCCTGCGCAGGGGGCTGGCCTGTGACCTGCTGATCACCAGTGGCGGAATTTCCGTGGGCGATCACGATTACGTCCAGGAGATCCTCACCCAACTCGGCTTTGAAAAAATCTTCTGGAAGGTTGCCATCAAACCCGGCAAACCGATTCTGTTCGGTCGCATCGGCACGCTTCCGGTGTTCGGCCTGCCCGGCAATCCGGCAGCGTCGGCGGCCACTTACGAACTTCTGGTCCGGCCGGCGTTGCGCATCCTGGCGGGCTATCAGGATCCATTGGCACCGCGGCTCCGAGTCCGCCTGCTGGAAGCGGTCAAGGGGGGCGGCCAGCGCCAGCAATTCATCTGGGGCCAACTGGTCATCGATAACGGCGAGCTGTGCCTGCTGCCGTCGCAGATCCGCTCTTCGGGACAGAACCGCAGCCTGCATGGAGCCCAGGCTCTGCTTCCGGTCGCTATCGGCAGTCCGGACCTGGCCGCGGGCAGCCACGCCGAAGTTATCCTGCTGCGCCTGCCACCCGGCCCATTGCTGCAATCGGCACCCTGTTAA
- a CDS encoding 4Fe-4S dicluster domain-containing protein has translation MKNRRHFLKLLAGVGLLHLPAPAAARTLAGSPLRDNLLRPPGAVLEERYPGTCIRCGRCAEVCPYHCISQLDIRAGLHAGTPVIAVEKSPCYLCMKCVQVCPTGALNRISQAETRMGLAVIDHHSCVSWQQDSLLMCKTCYNVCPFRDQAIRLEEFRPVVDERFCTGCGICTHACLVQREQGGKAINIKPIYSAIRLPEVSP, from the coding sequence GTGAAAAACCGGCGACATTTTCTTAAACTGCTGGCCGGGGTTGGCCTGCTCCACCTGCCGGCCCCGGCCGCGGCCCGGACCCTGGCCGGATCGCCGTTGCGCGACAACCTGCTGCGGCCACCCGGAGCGGTCCTGGAAGAACGCTATCCGGGCACCTGTATCCGCTGTGGTCGCTGCGCCGAGGTCTGCCCCTATCACTGCATCAGCCAACTCGATATCCGCGCCGGCCTCCATGCCGGCACTCCGGTCATCGCGGTGGAAAAGAGTCCCTGCTATCTGTGCATGAAGTGTGTTCAGGTCTGTCCAACCGGGGCCTTAAACCGCATCAGCCAGGCCGAAACCCGCATGGGGCTGGCGGTCATCGACCACCATAGCTGCGTTTCCTGGCAGCAGGACAGTCTGCTCATGTGCAAAACCTGTTACAATGTCTGCCCGTTCCGGGACCAGGCCATCCGCCTGGAGGAATTCCGGCCGGTCGTGGATGAACGGTTCTGTACCGGCTGCGGCATCTGCACCCACGCCTGCCTGGTCCAGCGGGAGCAGGGGGGTAAAGCCATCAACATCAAACCGATCTATTCAGCCATTAGGTTACCGGAGGTCAGCCCGTGA
- a CDS encoding molybdopterin-dependent oxidoreductase, with translation MSLSRRDFIKRSAALTAASYIGMTLPGAATARAAEELTWHRGSCRLCGVGCRVQLGVNAKGVAVALRGEPKSRTNFGYLCMKGMMFYRIMSHPDRLTKPLYRESKQQPFREISWDEALDIAAHKFAAAKREHGPDSTAYYGSGQCLTEETYLFQKIMRTALQTNNVEGNPRLCMASAVGGYLSSFGADEPIGSYANIEKSSCIFLIGSNMAEAHPVLFRRVMRHKLDNRDQVKIINADPRFSATSRIADLHLQFKPGTDLALLNAMAYTIIDEKLFDQQFLADYATFRQGKAEEVDMTAYWQSLQDYSPEKTAAICGGNIDAEKIRAAARLFATSKGSVSFWCMGINQRKRGVWANNLIHNLHILTGQLCREGADSFSLTGQPNACGGVREGGGLCHILPGHRPVDNEKLRNQVEDAWGIPRGRIAPKPGAHTMKMFQQVNAGAIKALWINCTSPAQSLPNVDLYRQGMAREDVFIVTSDIFPTRTTELSNLVLPTAFHFEKSGVYGCSERRSQLTLKAVEPPGDARPETWIATEWCARMADQLQDPVALQAVKPFLGKEMAVAQPQAIWDEYTQQLTKHRDNDLRGASYQVLGQMADGVQWPAPTEDYALTGGTGIKFVKGIDPLASSESKDDKPFQFYGPAHPDRKLWVWLRPQAGADEEPDSSWPLFLSTGRVIDHWHTTSMTGRIPELMRANPYSFVEINPRDARQYGISPNDMVEIETRRGKVTMPAKVVEGPIVGTVFAYWHDMHEDRMINKVVKDSFDPGSKEPEFKICACRIRRVSSPQALKPFVVS, from the coding sequence ATGAGCCTGTCCCGTCGTGATTTTATCAAAAGATCCGCCGCTTTGACCGCGGCATCCTATATCGGCATGACCCTGCCCGGCGCCGCCACCGCCCGGGCTGCCGAGGAACTGACCTGGCACCGCGGTTCCTGCCGGCTGTGTGGCGTCGGCTGCCGCGTCCAGCTCGGGGTGAACGCCAAGGGCGTGGCCGTCGCGCTGCGCGGTGAACCCAAGTCGCGCACCAACTTCGGTTACCTCTGTATGAAGGGGATGATGTTCTACCGGATCATGTCCCACCCCGACCGCCTCACCAAGCCCCTCTATCGGGAGAGCAAACAGCAGCCGTTCCGCGAGATCAGCTGGGACGAAGCCCTCGATATCGCGGCCCACAAGTTCGCTGCGGCCAAACGCGAGCACGGCCCCGACAGCACCGCCTATTACGGCTCCGGCCAATGCCTGACCGAGGAAACCTACCTGTTTCAGAAAATCATGCGCACCGCCCTGCAAACCAACAATGTCGAGGGGAACCCGCGCCTGTGCATGGCCAGCGCGGTCGGCGGCTACCTGAGCTCCTTCGGCGCTGACGAACCCATCGGCAGCTATGCCAATATCGAAAAATCCTCCTGTATCTTCCTGATCGGCTCGAACATGGCGGAAGCCCACCCGGTGTTGTTCCGCCGGGTCATGCGCCACAAGCTCGACAACCGGGACCAGGTCAAGATCATCAATGCAGATCCGCGCTTTTCGGCGACCAGCCGGATCGCGGACCTGCACCTGCAGTTCAAACCCGGCACCGACCTGGCCCTGCTCAATGCCATGGCCTACACCATTATCGATGAAAAGCTTTTTGACCAGCAGTTCCTGGCCGACTACGCCACCTTCCGCCAGGGCAAAGCTGAAGAGGTCGACATGACCGCCTACTGGCAGTCCCTGCAGGATTACAGCCCGGAAAAAACCGCGGCCATCTGCGGCGGCAACATCGACGCGGAAAAGATCCGCGCTGCGGCCCGCCTGTTCGCCACCAGCAAGGGTTCGGTCAGTTTCTGGTGCATGGGGATCAACCAGCGCAAGCGCGGGGTTTGGGCCAACAACCTGATCCACAACCTGCACATCCTGACCGGCCAGCTCTGCCGCGAAGGCGCCGACAGTTTTTCCCTGACCGGCCAGCCCAACGCCTGTGGCGGCGTCCGCGAAGGGGGCGGGCTCTGCCACATCCTGCCCGGCCACCGGCCGGTGGACAACGAAAAGCTGCGCAACCAGGTGGAGGACGCCTGGGGGATTCCGCGCGGGCGCATCGCCCCTAAACCCGGCGCTCATACCATGAAAATGTTCCAGCAGGTCAACGCCGGCGCGATCAAGGCGCTCTGGATCAACTGCACCAGTCCGGCCCAGTCCCTTCCCAATGTCGACCTCTATCGGCAGGGGATGGCGCGCGAGGATGTCTTCATCGTCACCAGTGATATCTTTCCGACCCGCACCACGGAACTCTCTAACCTGGTTCTGCCGACCGCCTTCCATTTCGAAAAGAGCGGCGTCTACGGCTGTTCGGAGCGCCGCAGCCAGCTGACCCTGAAAGCGGTCGAGCCGCCCGGAGATGCGCGCCCGGAAACCTGGATCGCCACCGAATGGTGTGCCCGCATGGCCGATCAACTGCAAGACCCGGTCGCGCTACAGGCGGTCAAACCGTTCCTCGGCAAGGAGATGGCCGTGGCCCAGCCGCAGGCGATCTGGGACGAATACACCCAGCAGTTGACCAAGCACCGCGACAACGACCTGCGCGGCGCCAGTTACCAGGTCCTTGGGCAGATGGCCGACGGCGTGCAGTGGCCAGCCCCCACCGAGGACTACGCCCTGACCGGCGGCACCGGTATCAAGTTCGTCAAGGGGATCGACCCCCTGGCCAGCAGTGAATCCAAGGATGACAAGCCGTTTCAGTTCTACGGCCCGGCCCACCCGGACCGCAAACTCTGGGTCTGGCTCCGCCCTCAGGCCGGGGCCGACGAGGAACCGGACAGCAGCTGGCCGCTGTTCCTCTCCACCGGGCGGGTCATCGATCACTGGCACACCACCAGCATGACCGGCCGTATTCCCGAGCTGATGCGCGCCAACCCCTATTCCTTTGTCGAGATCAACCCCCGCGATGCCCGCCAGTACGGCATCAGCCCCAACGACATGGTTGAAATCGAGACCCGGCGCGGCAAGGTGACCATGCCGGCCAAGGTGGTCGAAGGGCCCATTGTCGGCACGGTCTTCGCCTACTGGCACGATATGCACGAGGACCGGATGATCAACAAGGTGGTCAAGGACAGCTTTGATCCCGGTTCCAAGGAACCGGAATTCAAGATCTGCGCCTGCCGGATCAGGCGGGTCTCCAGTCCGCAGGCCCTCAAACCCTTCGTGGTCAGCTGA